AATTAGCTTCCATCTTCTGTTAGGATCTTATTGCTACATATTTTGTATGTCTTTAATTAGTGTGTGGTACTGGGTACCAtaatagaagagaagaagatGGATGTTTGTGTGGCATAAATATGACTCTTTGTGCTCCCTTTGCTCTCTTCTTTTGGCTCCAATATTTGTAGCTTCTACCCTTaggggtggcccagtggtttgggcttggggcttccatgttggaggtctcaagttcgaaaccccttgctagcgaaagtaaataaaaaattgtagcttctccttgtaatttttgtttatgGGTTTGACCTGACAGGAAGAGTTTTTGGAAATCTTGGAACATTCTCCTTAACGTCAATTTTAGACCACCACATTATGTGGAATTTTGCATCCAATTGTGTAGCTGGGAATATTGGGCTAAAGAATGAGACTCTGAGGCGTACTCAACATTCAGCAGATGGCTCAGACGATGAAATCTCTTCAAGAACCAGCAGGGAGGAGGGACTTGAGTGCCCAATATGCTGGGAATCTTTTAACATTGTTGAGAACGTACCCTATGTTCTATGGTGTGGCCATACACTTTGTAAAAACTGCATACTAGGACTGCAATGGGCTGTTGTGAAGTTCCCTACTTTGCCGCTTCAGCTTCCACTGTTTATAGCTTGTCCCTGGTGCAATGTGTTATCCCTTCGTTTGGTTTATAGAGGGAACCTTAAGTTTCCTCGTAAAAACTTCTTTCTTCTCTGGATGCTTGAGAGTATGAATGGTGACAGAACAAAGTCTCATAACTCATCTTGTGGGGATCATCAACAGACAGCCTGGTCATCATCTACAAAATTCTTAGGAAGTACAGCAAGCCAGTCTAACAGACAGAGGGGACAGTATGTCCATCACCCCGAATCATCAGGCTCGAACCATGATCACTATCACATTAGTGGTTCTCTTGCTATTGAGAGACTTCATTCTTCTCTGCGCAAGTCTCtcattttctttgttcatttgaCAGCCAAGTTCCCTCTGGTGGTTATATTTCTCCTGATCATCATGTATGCTATACCTGCCAGTGCAGCTATCTTGGCCTTGTACATGCTCATCACCGTTGTGTTTGCTCTCCCATCTTTTCTAATTCTGTACTTTGCATATCCCAGTTTGGATTGGCTAGTTCGAGAAATCATCACCTGATCATGTGGTAACAAAAACATTTGTGTTGCAAAAGCAGCAAATCAGTTGAGTGCATCTTAATTGAATGCATAATTTGATGACATTTCTGGCATCAATGCTCTTTGTAAATTCTTTCATGGTGTGAGAGGGCGAACATGTTTCATGTCATTTTAGCCAAGAATCATCTCATATCATGGTATTGGGTATGCCATTTAGCAATTGTCTGGTTGTAATTTGTTTTCTACAGCAGCAACCATTCTCCAACGTTAGAATCAAATTGGTTCTAGTCATTGTTAATACAAGTAGTTTTGATAAGGAGACTAGCTGTTCTGTTTTTCCACAGTATCTGTATCATCATTTGGGAACTACTGTCTAAAGATTTTGTGCCTGTTCCTTTGTATGTATACTCAAATGGATGCCGAGTTGTTTTTCTCACTTCCTCTCTCTTATGTATCTCATCTTTGTTTGTATGACAACACAAATTGCGTGATCCTTTCATTCCCTTCGTAGCagttgaaaaattaaatgaggGAGTGAGAATGCGGTAAATGTGTGTGATAGAGTTTGTTTTGTTTATTGATTTGATGTGAACATTAGATCATGTAGAATCTCAGATGAACTCCATTACGTTGATTCTCAGAATATCAAAGTTTTGTAGGAAATAACCGATTTGTTGATTTAACCCATAGAAATTTAGTCGATCCATTCATTTGACACAGTGATATAGGGTGCTATTTGGAGCagttcattattattttaagtttgaaCTCGAGAACAACAAAtgttttttctatatataagaaccaatgaaaaaaattataataatttcaacaatttcctGCTCCTAGTTAAGTAGATTGTAGATATATAATGTTGTCTTTGCCAAAGATTTAGGGGGTATAACTCTAATTGAGATTTGCTCATTGTGGGTCTAAGAGTTGAAAAAACAAAGGCTATATGTGTGCTCTATAAAGGAAATTAATCATCTGTTTTTTTTAGGTAAGCtagtaaataagaaaatatgaataAGATTCTTTGCTCTATAAGAGGTTTCGAATATGAAGACctgaatattaatttattaggaAGAATTAATTGGAGGGTTTCCTTTAGTGTACTCTAagtaacataaatttaattaatcaataagcAAATTTATGGAGACATaaaaaagatgataaatatgATTAATATTTGGCTAAGCTTATAAGTTGATTAGATTTGCTTATAAATATTCTCTTAACTTACTTACACGATTTGATAAACATTCAAAGTgcttaataaataaaaaataataaaaaattatagttaaTTATTCGCGATTGTTTTTCAGTATTTGAAACTTATTATCTATTTACGATCAACTAATCGAATTCATGGGGCCTGTGAGTTGAACCATCCTTATTTGAAACATCAGGCACCAAGTGGTCAGATGGTTTGTTGATAAAATTAGAAGAGAAAACAAACAAGTAAACTAAATGATGTTGAAGTGGCCCTTTGAGGCCCTTGTACATTTTCCCCACATTGCTTTTGTCAAGTCAAGAGGTTGAAAAATACATGTGATTAGAGATCTCAACTCTGAAACCAAAATATAAGACTACATGCAATTATGTTTGCCCATGCCAAGAAGAATCCAAGGAGTCACAACCTCCCCCACCCCACCCTAGCTTTGGTGGAGACGGGACGAACTAcaataactttaaattcaaaattcaataaattatattttctatg
This window of the Solanum pennellii chromosome 2, SPENNV200 genome carries:
- the LOC107009707 gene encoding uncharacterized protein LOC107009707, which translates into the protein MWNFASNCVAGNIGLKNETLRRTQHSADGSDDEISSRTSREEGLECPICWESFNIVENVPYVLWCGHTLCKNCILGLQWAVVKFPTLPLQLPLFIACPWCNVLSLRLVYRGNLKFPRKNFFLLWMLESMNGDRTKSHNSSCGDHQQTAWSSSTKFLGSTASQSNRQRGQYVHHPESSGSNHDHYHISGSLAIERLHSSLRKSLIFFVHLTAKFPLVVIFLLIIMYAIPASAAILALYMLITVVFALPSFLILYFAYPSLDWLVREIIT